The following coding sequences lie in one Anomalospiza imberbis isolate Cuckoo-Finch-1a 21T00152 chromosome 17, ASM3175350v1, whole genome shotgun sequence genomic window:
- the TOMM34 gene encoding mitochondrial import receptor subunit TOM34 has translation MAASPGALRRAGNEEFRRGQYGPAAELYSRALAQLKAAGDASAEELSVLLANRAACHLKDGACSLCVADCTSALELVPFGIKPLLRRAAAYEALERYSLAYVDYKTALQVDCSVQAAHDGVNRMTKALLEKDGVNWRQKLPPIPTVPVSAQTRWSTPSAQAPGASTPPATAPQGERDETAAGMERARMLKEEGNELVKKGNHKKAVEKYSESLKLNKECATYTNRALCFLTLKQYKEAAQDCTEALKLDPKNVKALYRRAQALKELKDYKSSIADIKSLLKTEPKNTAALRLLQELNRA, from the exons ATGGCCGCGTCCCCCGGTGCGCTGCGCCGGGCCGGCAACGAGGAGTTCCGCCGCGGGCAGTACGGCCCGGCCGCCGAGCTCTACTCCCGGGCGCTGGCGCAGCTGAAAGCCGCAG GGGATGCCAGCGCCGAGGAGCTCAGCGTGCTGCTGGCCAACCGCGCCGCCTGCCACCTCAAGGACGGTGCCTGCAGCCTCTGCGTGGCCGACTGCACCAG CGCCCTCGAGCTGGTCCCGTTCGGGATCAAGCCCCTCCTGCGGCGGGCAGCGGCGTACGAGGCTCTGGAGAGGTACTCGCTGGCCTATGTGGACTACAAGACGGCGCTGCAGGTGGACTGCTCCGTCCAGGCGGCACACGATGGAGTCAACAG GATGACTAAAGCCCTACTGGAGAAGGATGGTGTGAACTGGCGTCAGAAGCTCCCACCAATCCCCACAGTGCCTGTTTCTGCCCAGACGAGGTGGAGCACTCCTTCTGCCCAGGCCCCTGGGGCAAGCactcctcctgcaactgcacCACAGGGAGAACGAG ATGAGACTGCTGCTGGCATGGAGAGAGCTAGAATGCTTAAGGAAGAAGGAAATGAGCTTGTAAAGAAAGGAAACCATAAAAAAGCAGTTGAGAAGTACAGTGAGAGTTTAAAGCTCAACAAGGAATGTGCAACTTACACTAACAG AGCTCTCTGTTTCCTGACCCTGAAGCAATACAAGGAAGCAGCACAGGACTGCACTGAAGCTCTGAAGTTGGATCCTAAGAATGTCAAGGCACTCTACAGGCGTGCTCAAGCACTTAAAGAACTGAAG GATTACAAATCAAGTATTGCCGACATCAAGAGCTTGTTGAAAACTGAACCAAAGAACACAGCTGCACTGAGACTACTGCAAGAACTGAACAGAGCCTAG